A genomic window from Anguilla rostrata isolate EN2019 chromosome 14, ASM1855537v3, whole genome shotgun sequence includes:
- the kiaa1328 gene encoding protein hinderin translates to MADVTSGEKTAGIFWIKDTSDEDQPMVFVPGVSNQGNLRPGAKVGSGGVRKGKVRLGNGSEVKGIVGVGCQLEGRKSRFSRPCCQGKAPAHPSHPAQAKAQLHSPSPAGTAFRAPVLSPTKPTSIYVNMQALAKSAQARSSASLKDLCAEDKRRIANLIQELARVSEEKDETQQKLKEEQESFERKIQQLEEQNQLIFQEREGLQQQYRECQELLALYQQYLTQQQDKLNHSIAHLSYSHSKVIGSDGAAWQPARGGATGLEGSYLGLPNVGGARGGPTRGTPPLADSFRTATPTPLSSSSGRESGPSGGRSQRRGGPREGRSEPRLDRQTATEPRGSRRCVCTEEGPSPAATRRAPPTSPATAPPVARVDWEERRNWLLLQKMELEVQREKLQAQLAQQEERLFLHNQTLRQSRMESSRLRDRVAESEPAPDRDTLSGTAESSQTARGAAGLGTVRAPPGEPEDLDRVAAQEGELMQRGEMAALPLQKPLQSNEASAVSRRDAATSPAAAQSRLRAAPPPALGPTPPRTPNSRLHSSLIELLDVFSPVSAPIQRRGPPGRKPRSPALSSVLPPWAPPHRSPSSPAEDPEESQILEDIFFIC, encoded by the exons ATGGCGGATGTGACCAGCGGTGAGAAGACCGCTGGGATTTTCTGGATTAAAGACA CATCTGATGAAGATCAGCCCATGGTATTTGTCCCAG GCGTGAGCAATCAGGGTAATCTCCGGCCAGGGGCAAAGGTGGGGTCCGGCGGTGTGAGGAAGGGGAAGGTGAGGCTGGGGAATGGCAGCGAGGTGaagggcattgtgggagttGGATGCCAGCTGGAGGGGAGGAAGAGTCGGTTCTCGCGGCCCTGCTGCCAGGGCAAGGCCCCggcccacccctcccaccccgcccAGGCGAAGGCGCAGCTCCATTCTCCGTCCCCTGCTGGCACTGCATTCAGAGCCCCGGTTCTGAGCCCCACCAAGCCCACGTCCATCTACGTAAACATGCAG GCGCTAGCCAAGTCAGCCCAGGCCCGGAGTAGCGCCTCCCTGAAGGACCTCTGCGCCGAGGACAAGCGGAGGATCGCCAACCTCATCCAGGAGCTGGCCAG GGTGAGCGAGGAGAAGGACGAGACGCAGcagaagctgaaggaggagcaggagtCCTTCGAGCGCAAGAtccagcagctggaggagcagaacCAGCTCATCTTCCAGGAGAGGGAGG gtctgcagcagcagtaccGCGAGTGTCAGGAGCTGCTCGCCCTGTACCAGCAGTACCTGACCCAGCAGCAGGACAAGCTCAACCACTCCATCGCTCACCTCAGCTACTCCCACTCCAAG GTGATTGGCAGCGACGGAGCGGCCTGGCAGCCTGcgaggggcggagccacgggGCTGGAGGGCTCGTACCTGGGCCTGCCCAacgtgggcggggccagagggGGGCCGACCCGCGGGACTCCGCCCCTCGCGGACAGCTTTCGgacggccacgcccactccgCTCTCGTCCAGCAGCGGGCGGGAGAGCGGCCCGAGCGGGGGGCGGTCCCAGAGGAGGGGCGGGCCCCGGGAGGGGCGGAGCGAGCCGCGGCTGGATCGCCAGACAGCCACTGAACCGCGCGGGTCCCGGCGGTGCGTCTGCACGGAGGAGGGCCCGTCCCCCGCCGCCACGCGCCGAGCACCCCCCACATCGCccgccacagcgccccctgtggcccGGGTGGactgggaggagaggaggaactGGCTCCTGCTGCAGAAGATGGAGCtggaggtgcagagggagaAGCTCCAGGCCCAGCtggcccagcaggaggagcgACTCTTCCTGCACAACCAGACGCTCCGGCAGTCCCGCATGGAGTCCAGCAG GCTCCGGGACAGGGTGGCCGAGTCCGAGCCCGCCCCCGACAGGGACACCCTCAGCGGGACAGCCGAATCGAGCCAAACGGCACg AGGAGCCGCGGGTCTGGGGACGGTGAGAGCGCCCCCTGGTGAGCCGGAGGACCTGGACCGGGTCGCGGCGCAGGAGGGGGAGCTGATGCAGCGGGGAGAGATGGCGGCCCTCCCCTTACAGAAACCCCTGCAGTCAaacg AGGCCTCGGCTGTATCCAGGAGGGATGCTGCCACCTCTCCTGCAGCCGCCCAATCACGGCTCagggcagccccgcccccagccttAGGCCCCACCCCGCCTAGGACCCCCAACTCTCG CCTGCACTCGTCCCTGATCGAGCTCCTGGACGTGTTCAGCCCCGTCTCCGCTCCCATCCAGCGGCGTGGCCCCCCCGGCCGAAAGCCCCGCTCTCCCGCCCTCTCCTCCGTGCTGCCCCCCTGGGCCCCCCCGCACCGCTCCCCCTCGTCCCCAGCAGAGGACCCGGAGGAGAGCCAGATCCTGGAAGACATATTCTTCATCTGCTGA
- the tpgs2 gene encoding tubulin polyglutamylase complex subunit 2 isoform X3 produces MKGLPGVTDVRFVEREPVERRCLMSWEHRNDCELPEDLRDFYLTTDGFTLTWCTKLESEAVPLGSMVINSLAKLLPLSQSAVFSLPNMPALSDLDSQEEPEESDDPPGVPHFGERSRIFELDPCGGNGKVCLVYRNCSQEREAQDSEVWFLDRALYWHYISSSFTAYYRLLITHLGLPEWQYNFTPYGPSPQAKQWACLYRPLTAHGDAHVDSNGDPIVNRLDLSRAFRGKVKPPAPKKKSPAQPGGGGGTPKAHGGSARLSGTRR; encoded by the exons atga AAGGTCTGCCGGGGGTGACGGACGTGCGTTTTGTGGAGAGGGAGCCGGTGGAGAGACGCTGCCTCATGTCCTGGGAACAT AGGAACGACTGTGAGCTGCCCGAAGACTTGCGAGATTTCTATCTTACTACGGATGGTTTCACCCTGACCTGGTGCACAAAACTGGAAA GTGAGGCGGTACCCCTGGGCAGCATGGTGATCAACAGCCTGGCCAAGCTCCtccctctcagccaatcagcagtcttCTCCCTGCCCAACATGCCCGCGCTGTCCGACCTGGACAGCCAGGAGGAACCGGAAG aatcaGACGACCCCCCAGGGGTGCCCCACTTTGGCGAGCGCAGCCGTATTTTCGAGCTGGACCCCTGTGGCGGGAACGGAAAGGTGTGCCTCGTCTACCGGAACTGCAGCCAAG aaAGGGAGGCGCAGGACAGTGAGGTGTGGTTCCTGGACAGGGCTCTGTACTGGCACTACATCAGCTCCTCCTTCACGGCCTACTACCGGCTGTTGATCACGCACCTGGGCCTGCCTGAGTGGCAGTACAACTTCACCCCTTACGGGCCCAGCCCCCAGGCCAAG CAGTGGGCGTGTCTCTATCGCCCGCTCACGGCCCACGGCGACGCCCACGTGGACTCCAACGGGGATCCCATCGTCAACAGGCTGGACCTCAGCAGGGCGTTTCGGGGAAAGGTCAAGCCCCCCGCGCCCAAGAAGAAGTCCCCCGCCCAgcctggagggggcgggggcaccCCAAAGGCACACGGGGGTTCGGCCAGACTGAGCGGGACCCGGCGGTGA
- the tpgs2 gene encoding tubulin polyglutamylase complex subunit 2 isoform X4 codes for MEDIRDARGFKGFVERLTLGITRVLEGLPGVTDVRFVEREPVERRCLMSWEHRNDCELPEDLRDFYLTTDGFTLTWCTKLESEAVPLGSMVINSLAKLLPLSQSAVFSLPNMPALSDLDSQEEPEESDDPPGVPHFGERSRIFELDPCGGNGKVCLVYRNCSQEREAQDSEVWFLDRALYWHYISSSFTAYYRLLITHLGLPEWQYNFTPYGPSPQAKCSHCQISAFSSNNKVIIRS; via the exons ATGGAGGACATCAGGGATGCAAGAGGATTTAAAGGGTTTGTGGAAAGACTGACTCTCGGTATTACCCGGGTGCTTG AAGGTCTGCCGGGGGTGACGGACGTGCGTTTTGTGGAGAGGGAGCCGGTGGAGAGACGCTGCCTCATGTCCTGGGAACAT AGGAACGACTGTGAGCTGCCCGAAGACTTGCGAGATTTCTATCTTACTACGGATGGTTTCACCCTGACCTGGTGCACAAAACTGGAAA GTGAGGCGGTACCCCTGGGCAGCATGGTGATCAACAGCCTGGCCAAGCTCCtccctctcagccaatcagcagtcttCTCCCTGCCCAACATGCCCGCGCTGTCCGACCTGGACAGCCAGGAGGAACCGGAAG aatcaGACGACCCCCCAGGGGTGCCCCACTTTGGCGAGCGCAGCCGTATTTTCGAGCTGGACCCCTGTGGCGGGAACGGAAAGGTGTGCCTCGTCTACCGGAACTGCAGCCAAG aaAGGGAGGCGCAGGACAGTGAGGTGTGGTTCCTGGACAGGGCTCTGTACTGGCACTACATCAGCTCCTCCTTCACGGCCTACTACCGGCTGTTGATCACGCACCTGGGCCTGCCTGAGTGGCAGTACAACTTCACCCCTTACGGGCCCAGCCCCCAGGCCAAG TGCAGCCATTGCCAGATCAGTGCTTTTTCATCTAATAACAAGGTAATAATAAGGTCCTAA
- the tpgs2 gene encoding tubulin polyglutamylase complex subunit 2 isoform X2: MEDIRDARGFKGFVERLTLGITRVLEGLPGVTDVRFVEREPVERRCLMSWEHRNDCELPEDLRDFYLTTDGFTLTWCTKLESEAVPLGSMVINSLAKLLPLSQSAVFSLPNMPALSDLDSQEEPEESDDPPGVPHFGERSRIFELDPCGGNGKVCLVYRNCSQDWEAQDSEVWFLDRALYWHYISSSFTAYYRLLITHLGLPEWQYNFTPYGPSPQAKQWACLYRPLTAHGDAHVDSNGDPIVNRLDLSRAFRGKVKPPAPKKKSPAQPGGGGGTPKAHGGSARLSGTRR, translated from the exons ATGGAGGACATCAGGGATGCAAGAGGATTTAAAGGGTTTGTGGAAAGACTGACTCTCGGTATTACCCGGGTGCTTG AAGGTCTGCCGGGGGTGACGGACGTGCGTTTTGTGGAGAGGGAGCCGGTGGAGAGACGCTGCCTCATGTCCTGGGAACAT AGGAACGACTGTGAGCTGCCCGAAGACTTGCGAGATTTCTATCTTACTACGGATGGTTTCACCCTGACCTGGTGCACAAAACTGGAAA GTGAGGCGGTACCCCTGGGCAGCATGGTGATCAACAGCCTGGCCAAGCTCCtccctctcagccaatcagcagtcttCTCCCTGCCCAACATGCCCGCGCTGTCCGACCTGGACAGCCAGGAGGAACCGGAAG aatcaGACGACCCCCCAGGGGTGCCCCACTTTGGCGAGCGCAGCCGTATTTTCGAGCTGGACCCCTGTGGCGGGAACGGAAAGGTGTGCCTCGTCTACCGGAACTGCAGCCAAG actGGGAGGCGCAGGACAGCGAG GTGTGGTTCCTGGACAGGGCTCTGTACTGGCACTACATCAGCTCCTCCTTCACGGCCTACTACCGGCTGTTGATCACGCACCTGGGCCTGCCTGAGTGGCAGTACAACTTCACCCCTTACGGGCCCAGCCCCCAGGCCAAG CAGTGGGCGTGTCTCTATCGCCCGCTCACGGCCCACGGCGACGCCCACGTGGACTCCAACGGGGATCCCATCGTCAACAGGCTGGACCTCAGCAGGGCGTTTCGGGGAAAGGTCAAGCCCCCCGCGCCCAAGAAGAAGTCCCCCGCCCAgcctggagggggcgggggcaccCCAAAGGCACACGGGGGTTCGGCCAGACTGAGCGGGACCCGGCGGTGA
- the tpgs2 gene encoding tubulin polyglutamylase complex subunit 2 isoform X1, with protein sequence MEDIRDARGFKGFVERLTLGITRVLEGLPGVTDVRFVEREPVERRCLMSWEHRNDCELPEDLRDFYLTTDGFTLTWCTKLESEAVPLGSMVINSLAKLLPLSQSAVFSLPNMPALSDLDSQEEPEESDDPPGVPHFGERSRIFELDPCGGNGKVCLVYRNCSQEREAQDSEVWFLDRALYWHYISSSFTAYYRLLITHLGLPEWQYNFTPYGPSPQAKQWACLYRPLTAHGDAHVDSNGDPIVNRLDLSRAFRGKVKPPAPKKKSPAQPGGGGGTPKAHGGSARLSGTRR encoded by the exons ATGGAGGACATCAGGGATGCAAGAGGATTTAAAGGGTTTGTGGAAAGACTGACTCTCGGTATTACCCGGGTGCTTG AAGGTCTGCCGGGGGTGACGGACGTGCGTTTTGTGGAGAGGGAGCCGGTGGAGAGACGCTGCCTCATGTCCTGGGAACAT AGGAACGACTGTGAGCTGCCCGAAGACTTGCGAGATTTCTATCTTACTACGGATGGTTTCACCCTGACCTGGTGCACAAAACTGGAAA GTGAGGCGGTACCCCTGGGCAGCATGGTGATCAACAGCCTGGCCAAGCTCCtccctctcagccaatcagcagtcttCTCCCTGCCCAACATGCCCGCGCTGTCCGACCTGGACAGCCAGGAGGAACCGGAAG aatcaGACGACCCCCCAGGGGTGCCCCACTTTGGCGAGCGCAGCCGTATTTTCGAGCTGGACCCCTGTGGCGGGAACGGAAAGGTGTGCCTCGTCTACCGGAACTGCAGCCAAG aaAGGGAGGCGCAGGACAGTGAGGTGTGGTTCCTGGACAGGGCTCTGTACTGGCACTACATCAGCTCCTCCTTCACGGCCTACTACCGGCTGTTGATCACGCACCTGGGCCTGCCTGAGTGGCAGTACAACTTCACCCCTTACGGGCCCAGCCCCCAGGCCAAG CAGTGGGCGTGTCTCTATCGCCCGCTCACGGCCCACGGCGACGCCCACGTGGACTCCAACGGGGATCCCATCGTCAACAGGCTGGACCTCAGCAGGGCGTTTCGGGGAAAGGTCAAGCCCCCCGCGCCCAAGAAGAAGTCCCCCGCCCAgcctggagggggcgggggcaccCCAAAGGCACACGGGGGTTCGGCCAGACTGAGCGGGACCCGGCGGTGA